In Desulfovibrio litoralis DSM 11393, one DNA window encodes the following:
- a CDS encoding AAA family ATPase, with product MINNIHMQNFKCFTDVSLSLRPITILAGLNSSGKSTVLQAIRMWSKGDLLSGHGPEKELRSSLGGTYSIGVTCENGECSNILDFQNPVEEDTVSLKTLQIKQPVHFISASRLGPQTYLPLRVDRTDDHVGDNGEYVVEILRSYLIKSGVPEKLRAKNVKVAGLRDNIEGWLRELSPGVQFQYHYTVEADIGRTEFSNHRPTNVGFGLSYVLPIIVSVLSIASDEMKRMKSQGTFLPILLIENPESHLHPKGQTMMGRFLAYAASCGVQCIIETHSEHVFNGIRLAIKEGSLTADSAIGYFFEYNFSKEMSTAQPIFFDKHGMCDCWPNNFFDESEKTLLELISPCQ from the coding sequence ATGATAAACAATATTCATATGCAAAACTTTAAGTGTTTTACTGATGTATCTCTATCTCTACGTCCAATTACAATCCTTGCTGGACTCAATAGTTCTGGAAAAAGTACAGTTCTTCAAGCAATAAGAATGTGGAGCAAGGGAGATTTACTCTCTGGACACGGTCCAGAAAAAGAACTCCGTTCTTCTTTGGGGGGAACATATAGTATTGGCGTGACTTGCGAGAACGGAGAGTGCTCTAATATTTTAGATTTTCAAAATCCAGTTGAAGAAGATACAGTATCCTTAAAAACGTTACAGATAAAACAACCTGTACACTTTATAAGTGCAAGTCGACTCGGACCACAAACCTATTTACCTCTTAGAGTTGACAGAACGGATGATCATGTTGGGGATAATGGAGAATATGTTGTTGAGATATTGAGAAGCTACTTAATAAAAAGTGGAGTTCCAGAAAAATTGCGAGCTAAAAACGTCAAAGTTGCTGGTTTGCGAGACAACATTGAAGGCTGGCTCCGTGAGCTATCTCCAGGAGTGCAGTTCCAATATCATTACACTGTTGAAGCAGACATTGGCAGGACAGAATTTTCCAACCATCGTCCAACAAATGTTGGATTTGGCTTATCATATGTGCTTCCAATAATCGTCAGTGTGTTGTCAATAGCGTCTGACGAAATGAAGCGAATGAAATCACAGGGAACATTTTTACCCATACTTCTAATAGAGAATCCAGAATCCCATCTCCACCCTAAAGGACAGACAATGATGGGGCGTTTCTTGGCCTACGCTGCCTCGTGTGGAGTTCAATGCATTATTGAAACTCACTCCGAGCATGTTTTTAATGGAATTCGCTTAGCTATTAAAGAAGGCTCACTTACCGCTGACTCAGCGATAGGGTATTTTTTTGAATATAACTTCTCTAAAGAAATGAGTACTGCTCAACCCATATTTTTTGATAAACATGGCATGTGCGACTGTTGGCCGAACAATTTTTTTGATGAAAGTGAAAAAACACTTTTGGAGCTTATTTCGCCATGCCAATGA
- a CDS encoding DUF262 domain-containing protein, producing MKADQTPSQDDDTKHVLQERGADGAEAGVEQEGEEELTYPFDPEQISISSQIVPLSYLIERINDNSISSPPIQRGKNLWTPTQQSRLIESLMLKIPLPLFYVSIDKEEHWSIVDGLQRISAIRNYIVNKSFQLTGLEFLKNECDNLIYSSLPAKYQKRIKETQLQFATINATTPLAVQRTIFKRLNTGGLPLSAQEIRHALHFGNSALLLEKLSKTDEFTQATTFSINDSRMAARELILRFTAFLVRGVKAYPRNDDMDEFLCETMQFMNAMPDCSKARLQKEFYKLPDNIDCKYTNLEIIEEKFILAMKRARDLLGENAFRKSTSYQTYRTPVNKALFETTSVILAEMSESDFNIVLSKKSQLSTMLNLLFNADPKFSLFISKDSLKFHSVNHRFDLLKKVFTTLLQAES from the coding sequence ATGAAGGCAGATCAAACTCCATCTCAAGATGATGACACAAAACATGTTCTTCAAGAGCGTGGAGCGGATGGAGCTGAGGCTGGAGTTGAGCAGGAGGGGGAAGAAGAGTTAACTTACCCTTTTGACCCTGAGCAAATTTCAATTTCATCACAAATAGTCCCATTGTCTTATCTTATAGAACGAATTAATGATAATTCAATTAGTTCTCCACCAATACAGCGTGGAAAAAACTTGTGGACGCCAACTCAACAAAGTAGATTGATCGAATCCTTAATGCTCAAAATTCCACTCCCTTTGTTCTATGTATCAATTGATAAAGAAGAGCATTGGTCTATTGTTGATGGATTGCAAAGAATTTCAGCAATACGAAATTATATTGTTAACAAAAGTTTTCAGCTAACAGGACTTGAATTCCTAAAAAATGAATGTGATAATTTAATTTACAGTTCTCTTCCAGCAAAATATCAAAAAAGAATAAAAGAAACTCAGCTGCAGTTTGCTACAATCAACGCCACAACCCCACTAGCAGTTCAAAGAACAATATTTAAAAGACTGAATACTGGGGGACTTCCTTTATCTGCACAAGAAATTCGTCATGCTTTGCATTTCGGAAATTCTGCCTTATTGCTTGAAAAACTTTCCAAAACCGATGAGTTTACACAAGCTACAACATTTTCAATTAATGACTCACGTATGGCAGCACGAGAATTAATTCTCAGATTTACAGCATTTCTTGTTCGTGGTGTAAAAGCGTACCCTCGTAATGATGATATGGATGAGTTTCTCTGTGAAACAATGCAATTCATGAATGCTATGCCTGATTGTTCAAAAGCAAGGTTGCAAAAAGAGTTTTACAAACTTCCTGATAACATTGACTGCAAATATACAAACCTAGAAATCATTGAGGAAAAATTTATTTTAGCGATGAAAAGAGCACGTGACTTATTGGGTGAAAACGCCTTTAGGAAGTCGACCTCATATCAAACATATAGAACACCAGTTAACAAGGCTCTCTTTGAAACTACTTCTGTCATTCTTGCTGAGATGTCCGAAAGTGACTTTAATATCGTTTTGTCAAAAAAATCGCAACTGTCAACAATGCTTAATTTATTGTTCAATGCAGACCCAAAATTTAGTTTGTTTATATCAAAAGATAGCTTAAAATTTCATAGCGTCAATCATCGATTTGACTTACTAAAAAAGGTATTCACAACATTACTACAGGCTGAATCATGA
- a CDS encoding tyrosine-type recombinase/integrase, translating into MAVQKREKTNYPGVFFRMGKRKGKSGEERIYYIVFKQDNKTIEEKVGRQYSDHMTPAKASGIRSERIEGKRTSRKEKREQEKVIQNAELNKYTIDRLWNLYHEHALDRKSIKTDEYNFDLHLKNDFGKLQPSEIITLQVDKLKHNLLKSGKASQTVKHIMGLLRRIIRFGVKKGLCGAIDPSKLYFEMPKVDNQRTESLNSIQLKNYLGALDKEVDQNSAAFLRLALFTGMRKGALMALKWEDIDFEADFIVLRGDAAKKGKTERIPMSKLTKEIFNSIERTPSLYVFPGKNGEQRKDFKRIAQRVRDNAGLPKDFRPLHGLRHAYASFLASSGQVDLYTLQKLLTHSSPLMTQRYAHLADEALQRAAGVIDLTFGNTNKINK; encoded by the coding sequence ATGGCAGTTCAAAAGAGAGAAAAAACAAATTATCCAGGTGTATTTTTTCGCATGGGAAAGCGAAAGGGTAAGTCAGGCGAAGAACGTATCTACTATATTGTTTTTAAGCAGGACAACAAGACAATTGAAGAAAAAGTCGGTCGCCAATACTCTGATCATATGACTCCTGCCAAGGCATCTGGTATACGCTCAGAACGCATTGAAGGTAAACGTACCTCACGAAAAGAAAAGCGTGAACAAGAAAAAGTAATACAAAATGCAGAACTGAATAAGTATACTATTGATAGATTGTGGAATTTATACCATGAGCATGCTCTAGATAGGAAAAGTATCAAAACAGATGAGTATAATTTTGATTTACACTTAAAAAATGATTTTGGCAAATTACAGCCATCTGAAATTATAACTTTACAAGTTGATAAATTAAAACATAATTTGTTAAAATCTGGAAAAGCTTCTCAAACTGTAAAACATATAATGGGTCTATTACGAAGAATAATTAGGTTTGGTGTAAAAAAAGGGTTATGTGGTGCAATAGATCCATCAAAGTTATATTTTGAAATGCCAAAAGTTGATAATCAACGCACTGAGAGCTTAAATTCCATACAACTAAAAAACTATCTTGGAGCATTAGATAAAGAAGTAGATCAAAACTCAGCCGCTTTTTTAAGACTAGCCTTATTTACTGGCATGCGTAAAGGTGCACTTATGGCACTAAAGTGGGAAGATATAGATTTTGAAGCTGATTTCATTGTTTTACGAGGTGATGCGGCTAAGAAAGGTAAAACTGAACGCATTCCCATGTCAAAGTTAACAAAAGAAATTTTTAATAGCATTGAAAGAACACCAAGTTTATATGTATTCCCTGGAAAAAATGGTGAACAAAGAAAAGACTTTAAACGCATTGCACAAAGAGTCAGAGATAACGCAGGTTTACCAAAAGACTTTAGACCTCTTCACGGCTTACGCCATGCCTATGCATCTTTTTTGGCTTCAAGTGGGCAGGTTGACTTATATACATTGCAAAAGTTATTAACACATAGTAGCCCGCTAATGACACAGAGGTACGCACACTTGGCAGATGAAGCTTTGCAAAGAGCAGCTGGAGTAATTGATTTAACTTTTGGCAATACCAATAAAATAAACAAATAG
- a CDS encoding GNAT family N-acetyltransferase translates to MSIAINKERVFILKVDNNEIPTIEVWLKKEHIKKWYGDPQEWLEEIKDISGEYGWLNHYIIQYENIPIGFCQYYDCSKTPKGFEWDNEPPGTFAIDYFIGEVQFLNKGLGSVIIQKLNDLIISKENPKQIIADPVKENLISIKLLEKNGFTLDELTGLYKITV, encoded by the coding sequence ATGAGTATCGCAATAAATAAAGAAAGGGTTTTTATTCTTAAAGTAGATAATAATGAAATACCTACTATTGAAGTATGGTTAAAGAAAGAGCATATAAAAAAATGGTATGGTGACCCACAAGAATGGCTAGAGGAAATTAAAGATATTAGTGGAGAATATGGCTGGTTAAATCACTACATTATACAATATGAAAATATACCTATTGGCTTTTGTCAATATTATGATTGTAGTAAAACTCCTAAGGGGTTTGAATGGGATAATGAACCGCCTGGCACTTTTGCAATAGACTATTTTATTGGTGAAGTACAATTTTTAAATAAAGGATTGGGTAGTGTCATAATTCAAAAATTAAATGATTTAATTATATCTAAAGAAAATCCAAAACAAATCATTGCTGACCCAGTCAAAGAAAATTTGATTTCAATAAAATTACTTGAGAAAAACGGCTTTACCTTAGACGAGTTAACAGGTCTTTATAAGATTACAGTATAG
- a CDS encoding tetratricopeptide repeat protein, translating to MNQKIEWYREVLEIEPNSKVFFPLARILASDQQIDEAINTLLSGLSRHPYFIEARLLLVELLFAQNRHDSLWKEVDKVSELLGGYPLFWKAWAERLSLSENSKDAALAVTFVAAFLQKMPISWSDVIENGLMACFSKNGLTAPIRENLQSTQEKVGLEKIEVETPKKTKPHNPPVISGVHVRIEPVIKKEQVSTVETPPEPRNFSLDDIEAELANEAPEESDVENLPTFDASKIENAEPTETPDFQSDDDAEFETNELDLDDSCDACADDVEIESSESSLEPGLAEDDELEEVYSLRTRSMASILAEQGDFLGAREIYLELMSVAGNEAELVELKGLVEEMQKAHEAQLQGLSAKGLQNVNPEQQVTMNEHVFDKLKKLVDRLEVRAKN from the coding sequence ATGAATCAAAAAATTGAATGGTATAGAGAAGTTCTTGAGATTGAGCCAAACTCCAAAGTGTTTTTCCCTTTAGCCCGTATTTTGGCGAGTGATCAACAAATTGATGAAGCTATTAATACTTTGCTGAGTGGTTTAAGTCGCCACCCATATTTTATTGAAGCACGCCTTTTATTGGTTGAGTTGTTGTTTGCTCAAAATCGACATGATTCTTTATGGAAAGAAGTCGATAAAGTTAGCGAATTGCTTGGTGGTTATCCGCTTTTTTGGAAAGCCTGGGCAGAACGGCTTAGCCTAAGCGAAAACTCAAAAGACGCCGCCTTGGCTGTTACTTTTGTTGCGGCTTTTTTACAAAAAATGCCTATTTCATGGTCAGATGTGATAGAAAACGGGCTTATGGCTTGTTTTTCCAAAAACGGACTGACTGCTCCCATTCGTGAAAACCTTCAAAGCACTCAAGAAAAAGTTGGCTTAGAAAAGATTGAAGTCGAGACTCCCAAGAAAACCAAGCCTCATAATCCGCCGGTAATTAGCGGTGTGCATGTAAGAATTGAGCCTGTAATAAAAAAAGAGCAAGTTTCCACTGTGGAAACACCGCCTGAACCTCGTAATTTTTCTTTAGACGATATTGAAGCAGAACTTGCAAACGAAGCACCGGAAGAGTCAGATGTTGAAAATCTACCGACTTTTGATGCAAGCAAGATAGAAAACGCTGAACCAACGGAAACTCCAGATTTTCAATCTGATGACGACGCTGAGTTTGAAACAAACGAGCTTGACCTTGATGATTCTTGTGATGCTTGTGCTGACGACGTTGAAATTGAGAGTTCAGAGTCGTCTTTAGAGCCGGGTTTAGCCGAAGACGATGAGTTAGAAGAAGTTTATTCTTTGCGAACTCGTTCTATGGCAAGTATTCTTGCGGAACAAGGAGACTTTTTAGGTGCAAGAGAAATTTATCTTGAACTTATGAGCGTTGCCGGTAACGAAGCAGAATTAGTGGAACTTAAAGGGCTTGTTGAAGAGATGCAAAAAGCTCATGAGGCTCAACTGCAAGGCTTGTCGGCCAAGGGTCTGCAAAACGTCAACCCAGAACAACAAGTTACAATGAATGAACATGTGTTTGATAAGTTGAAAAAATTAGTTGATCGCCTCGAAGTTAGAGCGAAAAATTAG
- a CDS encoding FtsB family cell division protein: MVLRQIFLAISLMINLVLVYKLVWSDDGIIAYQAMKQKYLVLQQKVKDLDEKNLLLSQEIRFLQTDGKYLEMTIRKRLNFVKENELLYIFSDNSTAADKALNPGAEPNESKN, encoded by the coding sequence ATGGTATTAAGACAAATTTTTTTAGCTATTTCTTTAATGATAAACCTTGTTTTGGTTTACAAGTTGGTTTGGAGCGACGACGGCATTATCGCCTATCAGGCAATGAAGCAAAAATATCTGGTATTACAACAAAAAGTTAAGGATTTAGACGAAAAAAATTTATTGTTGAGTCAAGAAATACGCTTTTTACAAACAGATGGCAAATATTTAGAAATGACTATTCGCAAGCGTTTAAATTTTGTAAAAGAAAACGAGCTGTTATATATTTTTTCAGATAATAGCACAGCTGCTGATAAAGCTCTAAACCCGGGAGCGGAACCGAATGAATCAAAAAATTGA
- the pgsA gene encoding CDP-diacylglycerol--glycerol-3-phosphate 3-phosphatidyltransferase: MFNTANQITMFRMFVVPIIVLFMYIPGVFSDWIALFLFTIASLSDLIDGHIARKENIVTSFGKFLDPLADKILVTSVLIVLVDLGRVPAWVVILILCRELMVTGLRAVAASDGIVVAADRFGKLKTILQLIALGFLIVYREVWGFNIALIGMTILYLALIVTIFSGVNYFIGFYRRWNSEYSSGLNK, from the coding sequence ATATTTAATACAGCTAATCAAATTACAATGTTTCGCATGTTTGTCGTTCCGATCATTGTACTCTTTATGTATATTCCGGGTGTTTTTTCTGATTGGATTGCATTGTTTTTATTTACGATTGCGTCTCTTAGTGATTTAATCGATGGTCATATTGCCAGAAAAGAAAATATTGTTACCAGTTTTGGTAAATTTTTAGATCCGTTGGCAGATAAAATTTTAGTTACGTCCGTTTTGATTGTTTTGGTTGATTTGGGGCGTGTTCCGGCTTGGGTTGTTATTTTAATTTTATGCCGTGAACTTATGGTTACCGGTTTGCGAGCTGTTGCCGCCAGTGATGGAATAGTTGTTGCCGCCGATCGTTTTGGAAAATTAAAAACAATTCTTCAACTTATTGCCCTTGGTTTTTTAATAGTATATCGTGAAGTATGGGGCTTTAATATCGCTCTTATTGGTATGACTATTCTTTATTTGGCTTTAATTGTTACTATTTTTTCCGGTGTTAATTATTTTATCGGGTTTTATCGTCGTTGGAATTCGGAATATTCATCAGGGTTAAATAAATAG
- a CDS encoding ThiF family adenylyltransferase, whose product MNSSNLLTERYLRNQTTLSLIDQEKLFNSKVLIVGLGGLGGYVLEHLARVGVGGIRACDPDVFEASNLNRQLLSTEDGAIKHFNKTQLAKERAQAVNSSIKTEFFSCEFSPEMLSGVDLVLDCLGGAKDRAFLHNSAYECGVPLISAAVAGWSFLVSTILSVKNETGEKIEKQTKLGELMTRIYINNEQSLEESIGTIVSSVNLAACIQSSEAIRFLTGDEPCLANKILLGDLSVMSFKTFNL is encoded by the coding sequence ATGAATAGCTCTAATCTTTTAACTGAACGCTATTTAAGAAATCAAACAACTTTAAGTCTTATAGACCAAGAAAAACTTTTTAATTCAAAGGTTTTGATTGTTGGCTTGGGTGGTTTGGGTGGCTATGTTTTAGAACATCTTGCTCGTGTTGGTGTAGGAGGGATAAGGGCTTGCGATCCTGATGTTTTTGAAGCAAGTAACTTAAACCGTCAACTTTTATCAACGGAAGACGGAGCAATTAAACATTTTAATAAAACACAACTGGCAAAAGAAAGAGCTCAAGCCGTAAACAGCAGTATTAAAACAGAGTTTTTTTCTTGTGAGTTTAGTCCTGAAATGCTTTCGGGGGTTGATCTTGTGCTTGATTGTTTGGGCGGAGCAAAAGATAGGGCGTTTTTGCATAATAGTGCTTATGAGTGTGGCGTTCCTCTTATCTCTGCTGCTGTTGCCGGTTGGAGCTTTTTAGTTTCTACCATTTTGTCTGTAAAAAATGAAACAGGCGAAAAAATAGAGAAGCAAACTAAGCTTGGTGAGCTTATGACGCGTATTTATATTAACAACGAACAAAGTTTGGAAGAGAGTATCGGCACTATCGTTAGTTCGGTAAATCTGGCGGCTTGTATCCAAAGCTCTGAGGCAATACGTTTTTTAACCGGAGATGAACCTTGTCTTGCCAACAAAATTTTGTTGGGCGATTTATCTGTTATGAGTTTTAAAACTTTTAATTTATAG
- a CDS encoding MoaD/ThiS family protein — protein sequence MKVILKFEANLKKYLPENSENYEIKDGSTVADLMREFNLEESQVMLAFVGEETANLTTPLKNKQSVTLCPFICGG from the coding sequence ATGAAAGTTATATTAAAATTTGAAGCAAACTTAAAAAAATATTTGCCTGAAAATTCTGAAAATTATGAAATTAAAGACGGAAGTACCGTTGCTGATTTGATGCGTGAATTTAACTTGGAAGAAAGTCAGGTGATGTTGGCTTTTGTGGGCGAAGAAACCGCAAATTTGACCACCCCTTTAAAAAATAAACAAAGCGTAACGTTATGTCCGTTTATTTGCGGTGGTTAG